CGGTTAGTTGGAACTCGGTCCCGCGCAGATCGAGTGGCACATCGAAGTTCCGCCGGGCGCCTGCTGCGTACGCATCGAGCTGCGCGACGGCCTCCACCAGGAGGTGGTGTCCGGGATCGTCCTCGGTCTCCCCGTCGATCTGAACCTCGTGGTCGGCGTCGGGCCACGTGACCGCGCGCAGGCCCTCGTGCGACGCGATCAGCGTGAGCTGCCCGTACTGCGTGTCGTGCTCGGTCCGGGCCAGGGCGTCGGTTTTCATCCTGCCGCTCCGTTCGGGTCGACGGTCCACAGCATCTGCGCGGCGTACGCCCGCCAGGGGCGCCAGGGTTCGGCTCGTCTGTCGAGCTCGGCACCGGATCCCGCGAGCCCGAGCGCCGAGGCGCGGCGTCGCAACCCCAGGTCCGATGCGGGGAACGCGTCGGGGTCGCGCAGGGCGCGCATGGTGATGTACTCGAGTGTCCACGGTCCGATGCCCGGGATGGCCGCGAGGCGCTGTCGGACGTCGGCACGGTCGCCGGCTCCATCCAGTGGGAGCCCTTCCTCGGCGATCGTCTCGGC
This Actinomycetota bacterium DNA region includes the following protein-coding sequences:
- a CDS encoding methylated-DNA--[protein]-cysteine S-methyltransferase; protein product: MKTDALARTEHDTQYGQLTLIASHEGLRAVTWPDADHEVQIDGETEDDPGHHLLVEAVAQLDAYAAGARRNFDVPLDLRGTEFQLTVWRQLTEIPYGHTSTYGDVARDIGRPRAVRAVGGAIGRNPVPIIVPCHRVIGSDGSLTGFGGGLDLKRSLLDHERYVSL